The following coding sequences lie in one Leptospira ryugenii genomic window:
- a CDS encoding BatD family protein, whose protein sequence is MKNFGRSVFFLFLFSFGVLSAQNVQFYLEPSQIEAGEVAILHVKYQGDADLQPVQKRYESKHVQVYFLGHSSETQIINFKVSKSKLLKYQVSSDKVGKHQVPKIIVLIGNETIESPDLFFEVLPTRPKVRSQRPQSLIDQLLQGMEPDFGPNEKPEVGFQLNKYNCYLGEPVIGYYVLYYSNMNRPYLERDPNRSISYPFFLSETLQGVTVQIEPEVLKDGLLRRTLVYGKEIYSLTPLKPGRFQLGETKFVVGDGLQFGAVHDSLPVKPAMIEVKPLPKPSPIGYQGAIGDYTISHSFPNRKAYDKEPYYFTILVKGEGTGAGIEPPLELKGFEDSIHFISKSKKKSFQRLPSGEYGFYSEVSFQYSWEPNGIGERQLPKAKIVFFLPKENRYEIRELKLPSIQVEPKPDRTLSKPKKDPSFSLSNYFLWSIGLIVFSAVMFGSWLKLQAEQKQKVVWKEMEEILGQKKGIFLSDYLKGKGLPETEIQFLLQLQSSSPSKSWFERMKELGRKDQNKIQSIFKILNERSMI, encoded by the coding sequence ATGAAAAATTTTGGTAGGTCTGTCTTTTTTTTATTCCTCTTCTCTTTTGGAGTTCTCAGTGCACAGAATGTACAGTTTTATTTAGAACCATCACAAATTGAGGCAGGAGAAGTTGCTATACTGCATGTAAAATACCAAGGAGATGCGGATTTACAACCTGTCCAGAAACGATATGAAAGTAAACACGTGCAAGTATATTTCTTAGGCCATTCGTCCGAAACACAAATCATCAATTTTAAAGTTTCAAAAAGTAAATTATTAAAATACCAAGTATCGAGTGATAAAGTTGGAAAACACCAAGTTCCCAAGATTATTGTACTCATAGGAAATGAAACCATAGAAAGTCCCGACCTTTTTTTTGAGGTCCTACCCACCCGACCTAAAGTAAGGTCACAGAGACCTCAAAGTTTGATCGATCAACTTTTGCAAGGTATGGAACCCGACTTTGGGCCGAATGAGAAACCTGAGGTTGGATTTCAGTTAAATAAATACAACTGTTATCTGGGGGAACCTGTAATCGGATACTATGTACTATACTATTCCAATATGAATCGCCCCTACCTAGAAAGAGATCCAAACCGCTCAATATCTTATCCTTTTTTTCTTTCGGAAACCTTACAAGGTGTAACCGTTCAAATTGAACCAGAAGTATTAAAAGATGGTCTACTACGTAGAACCTTGGTCTACGGAAAAGAAATCTATTCCCTTACTCCACTCAAACCCGGTCGATTTCAATTAGGTGAAACCAAGTTTGTTGTTGGTGACGGATTACAATTTGGAGCGGTCCACGACTCTCTCCCCGTAAAACCTGCGATGATTGAAGTGAAGCCTTTACCTAAACCAAGCCCTATTGGTTACCAAGGAGCCATTGGTGACTATACCATTTCGCATTCTTTTCCCAACAGAAAGGCCTACGACAAGGAACCCTATTATTTTACGATATTGGTGAAAGGGGAGGGCACTGGAGCTGGCATCGAGCCTCCTTTAGAACTAAAGGGATTCGAGGATAGCATACATTTCATTTCAAAGTCCAAGAAAAAATCCTTCCAACGACTCCCCTCTGGAGAGTATGGCTTCTATTCCGAAGTCAGCTTTCAATACAGTTGGGAGCCGAATGGCATTGGCGAGAGACAACTTCCAAAGGCTAAGATAGTCTTCTTCCTTCCGAAAGAAAATCGATATGAAATTCGGGAGCTAAAACTCCCTTCCATTCAGGTAGAGCCAAAACCAGATAGAACTCTGTCTAAACCTAAGAAGGATCCTTCTTTTTCCCTCTCGAACTACTTTCTCTGGTCTATTGGCCTAATCGTATTTAGTGCCGTTATGTTTGGGAGCTGGTTAAAACTACAGGCCGAACAAAAACAGAAAGTAGTATGGAAGGAAATGGAAGAAATCCTTGGACAAAAAAAAGGAATTTTCTTAAGCGATTATCTGAAAGGCAAAGGACTTCCAGAAACAGAAATCCAATTTTTGCTTCAGTTGCAGTCCTCTTCGCCTTCCAAATCATGGTTTGAGAGAATGAAAGAATTGGGTCGAAAAGACCAAAACAAAATCCAATCTATTTTTAAAATTTTAAATGAAAGGAGTATGATATGA
- a CDS encoding AZOBR_p60025 family cell surface glycopolymer formation protein, with protein MGKRWLWSSLLLFLLISGFAIKAKIEPYQYQLSSLIGIWDGFAEVNPELINQGFVVFKDGGYDGQFFYLIAKSIFQENHWGLVVDSYFFRMHRLGLSLAIGLPSYLFGFSYYPQIAICVLWIAFLYSFFCLYQLLPDRKYLALFYLFSPFTLNSNLLLVADGFFTSLSIISLYLLRKDRPIFILLFFLTLTVVTRELGITLLPCYFFYLYNKEKKTHAFSMFFPILVFISLLICLRLFPPTHLGTNPLDFKDMTDLPLFGFIKSFFDSGTFHFQLKESPKFIFLLMLLLLSLFFILNLKRIITEIDAQLVIILAPILVSLGVIFIAEEGYWRSFDNLSRMFTWCLPNVILLLERIRSKWLSAFLFCSSSLFLFLLIRILFITPNKEFYLYL; from the coding sequence GTGGGCAAACGATGGCTATGGTCTTCTCTTCTTCTATTCCTCCTTATCTCAGGATTTGCCATCAAGGCCAAAATTGAACCTTACCAATACCAACTTTCGTCTTTGATCGGCATTTGGGATGGTTTTGCGGAAGTAAATCCCGAACTCATCAACCAAGGCTTCGTTGTATTTAAAGATGGGGGATATGATGGTCAGTTTTTCTATCTCATTGCAAAGTCCATATTCCAAGAAAATCATTGGGGTTTGGTAGTAGATTCTTATTTCTTTCGAATGCACCGACTTGGGCTCTCGCTTGCCATTGGTTTGCCTAGCTATCTCTTCGGTTTTTCCTATTATCCACAGATTGCAATCTGTGTTTTGTGGATTGCCTTTCTCTATTCCTTCTTTTGTCTTTACCAACTTTTACCAGACCGAAAGTATTTAGCATTGTTTTATTTGTTCTCTCCGTTCACCTTAAATTCCAATCTACTACTTGTTGCGGATGGTTTTTTTACTTCGCTTTCCATCATTTCTCTATACCTCCTCAGGAAAGACAGACCCATTTTTATACTACTATTTTTCCTAACACTTACTGTCGTTACACGAGAACTGGGAATCACTCTCCTACCTTGCTACTTTTTCTATTTATACAATAAAGAAAAGAAAACACATGCATTTTCCATGTTTTTTCCGATTCTTGTATTTATCAGCTTACTCATTTGTCTCCGTCTATTTCCTCCAACACACTTAGGAACCAATCCTCTAGATTTTAAAGACATGACTGATTTGCCTTTATTCGGATTCATAAAGAGTTTCTTTGATTCAGGTACATTCCACTTCCAATTAAAAGAAAGCCCCAAATTCATTTTTCTTCTCATGTTACTCTTACTAAGTTTATTTTTTATTTTAAATTTAAAGCGAATCATCACTGAGATTGATGCCCAACTGGTCATCATCCTTGCGCCGATCCTTGTTAGCCTTGGAGTTATTTTCATAGCGGAAGAGGGCTATTGGAGATCTTTTGATAATTTATCCCGAATGTTTACATGGTGTTTGCCCAATGTAATACTTCTTTTGGAACGCATACGTTCAAAATGGCTAAGTGCCTTTTTGTTTTGCTCTTCCTCCCTGTTTCTTTTTTTATTGATCCGTATTTTGTTCATAACTCCCAATAAGGAATTTTATCTATATTTATGA
- the htpG gene encoding molecular chaperone HtpG, with protein MTAEEKGKISVETENIFPIIKKWLYSEKDIFIRELVSNACDAISKLKKVSLQEEFEGGTDYRIDLSFDKDKRTLVIEDNGIGMSADEVKKYINQIAFSGATDFAKHYQNSENKAEIIGHFGLGFYSCFMVSQKVTIETKSYRKGESPVLWESESGTDFSISKIEKEGRGTKITLYLDAESGEYLDKWKLKDLIKRYCDFLPVPIFVDSEKANREKPLWSEEPSKLKPDDYKDFYNYLFPFSGDALFHIHLNVDYPFRLQGILYFPRLTHELDASKNGIKLFCNHVFVSDNANELIPQFLTILKGTIDIPDLPLNVSRSYLQNDPLVKKISNHIIKKVADRLTDDFKKNREEYQKNWPDIALFVKYGVLTDEKFYDSMKDSLVFKNSEGGFSTLNEYWEKNKEKNQNKIYYANETEISSVYMDLLKTQGLEAILVDSKIDTHLIQHLEMKNPDWKFQRVDADLADQIVDKEASPGIVDANNKTESDRILAFFKTSVHREGIEIKTETLKSQSVPAVILLPEFMRRMTEMNSMMNREETSKILKNHTLVVNLNSGLVKAALREFEGVNPEKGKRLAEQIYDLALLSAKAMTDHDLSEYTKRTVSFLEEILNKN; from the coding sequence ATGACAGCAGAAGAAAAAGGTAAGATAAGCGTTGAAACAGAAAATATATTCCCGATCATTAAAAAATGGCTCTATTCCGAAAAGGATATCTTTATCAGAGAGCTTGTATCTAACGCCTGCGATGCGATCAGTAAATTAAAAAAAGTTTCTCTCCAAGAAGAATTTGAAGGAGGAACAGATTACCGCATTGACCTGAGCTTTGACAAAGATAAAAGGACTCTCGTCATCGAAGACAACGGCATTGGGATGTCTGCCGATGAGGTCAAAAAATACATCAATCAAATTGCTTTTTCAGGTGCAACTGACTTTGCAAAACATTACCAGAATTCGGAAAACAAAGCTGAGATCATAGGACACTTTGGTCTGGGATTTTATTCTTGTTTTATGGTCTCCCAAAAAGTAACAATAGAAACCAAGTCGTATCGAAAAGGTGAATCACCTGTACTTTGGGAAAGTGAATCTGGGACCGATTTCTCCATTTCCAAAATAGAAAAGGAGGGACGAGGTACCAAAATTACGCTTTATTTAGATGCGGAGTCTGGAGAGTATCTCGACAAATGGAAGTTAAAGGATCTGATTAAAAGATACTGTGACTTTTTACCCGTTCCAATCTTCGTAGACAGCGAAAAAGCCAATCGCGAAAAGCCACTTTGGTCCGAAGAACCATCCAAACTAAAGCCGGATGACTACAAGGATTTCTACAACTATCTATTTCCATTTTCGGGTGATGCGCTCTTTCATATCCACTTAAATGTTGACTATCCGTTTAGGCTCCAAGGCATTTTGTATTTTCCGAGACTTACACATGAATTGGATGCATCGAAAAACGGCATCAAACTCTTTTGTAACCATGTCTTTGTCAGTGACAATGCAAATGAGTTGATCCCTCAATTCCTAACCATCCTAAAAGGAACTATCGATATTCCCGATCTTCCACTCAATGTTTCCCGATCCTATCTACAAAATGATCCATTGGTAAAAAAGATATCCAATCACATCATCAAAAAGGTGGCCGATCGCTTAACAGATGACTTCAAAAAGAACCGAGAAGAATACCAAAAGAATTGGCCAGACATTGCACTTTTCGTAAAATACGGAGTCCTCACAGATGAAAAATTCTACGACTCGATGAAAGATAGTTTGGTATTTAAAAATTCAGAGGGTGGGTTCTCTACTCTAAATGAATACTGGGAAAAAAACAAAGAAAAGAATCAAAACAAAATCTACTATGCCAATGAAACAGAAATTAGTTCTGTTTATATGGATCTTTTAAAAACCCAAGGCCTTGAAGCAATATTAGTGGATTCAAAAATTGATACACACTTAATCCAACATTTGGAAATGAAAAATCCCGATTGGAAATTCCAAAGAGTTGATGCTGACCTTGCCGATCAGATAGTAGACAAAGAAGCTTCTCCAGGTATCGTAGATGCCAACAACAAAACCGAATCCGATAGAATCCTTGCATTCTTCAAAACTTCTGTACATAGAGAGGGGATTGAGATCAAAACCGAAACCTTAAAATCTCAATCTGTTCCTGCCGTCATTCTACTCCCTGAATTTATGCGTAGAATGACAGAGATGAATTCTATGATGAACAGAGAAGAAACCAGCAAAATATTAAAAAATCATACTCTCGTTGTGAATCTAAATTCTGGGCTAGTTAAGGCCGCATTACGAGAGTTTGAAGGTGTAAATCCCGAAAAAGGAAAACGATTGGCAGAACAAATTTATGACCTAGCTCTGCTTTCCGCAAAGGCAATGACTGATCATGATTTGTCAGAGTATACCAAACGTACAGTTTCCTTTTTGGAGGAAATTCTAAACAAAAATTAA
- a CDS encoding 1,4-dihydroxy-6-naphthoate synthase, whose amino-acid sequence MISIAYSPCPNDTFLFYHLVHKKIKGYESISEELWDVENLNQFAREGKFPVTKISFAAYFTVIDRYVLLETGSALGKGCGPILVRKKGSHANLTAQSRIVVPGLLTTANLLLSLYTESNFEAIPTRYDKIIPSLLSGEEDFGVIIHEERFTFESRGLEKVVDLGQWWEDNTGLMIPLGAIAIRRDIPRSDAIHFQRGLQESLKQAYLHPDLMKSYIQEHSQNKDPQVIQSHIDLYVNEYTKKLGTEGHKAIESLYNKALQIGFAGVQNSNLPLFLGEAE is encoded by the coding sequence ATGATTTCCATTGCTTATAGCCCTTGTCCCAATGATACCTTTTTGTTTTACCATCTCGTACACAAAAAAATTAAAGGATATGAATCCATCTCGGAAGAACTCTGGGATGTGGAAAACCTCAATCAATTTGCTCGAGAGGGAAAGTTCCCTGTTACAAAGATCTCATTTGCAGCCTATTTTACTGTTATTGATCGTTACGTTCTTTTGGAAACAGGTTCTGCTTTAGGGAAAGGATGCGGCCCGATCCTAGTTAGGAAAAAAGGCTCACATGCCAACTTGACCGCACAATCTAGAATCGTAGTACCAGGTCTCTTAACAACTGCTAACCTTCTACTCTCTTTGTATACAGAATCAAACTTCGAAGCCATACCAACACGTTATGACAAAATCATCCCTTCCTTACTTTCAGGAGAAGAAGACTTCGGTGTAATTATCCATGAGGAACGATTTACATTTGAGAGTAGGGGACTTGAAAAGGTTGTAGACTTGGGCCAATGGTGGGAAGATAACACCGGCTTGATGATTCCATTGGGTGCCATCGCCATTCGCAGGGATATTCCCCGATCGGATGCAATTCATTTCCAAAGAGGTCTACAAGAGAGCCTTAAACAGGCCTATCTACACCCGGATCTCATGAAATCTTATATCCAAGAGCACTCACAAAACAAAGACCCTCAAGTGATCCAATCTCACATTGATTTATATGTAAATGAGTATACAAAAAAACTAGGAACAGAAGGCCATAAAGCGATAGAAAGTTTATACAACAAAGCATTACAGATTGGATTTGCGGGTGTTCAAAATTCGAATCTACCTCTCTTCTTAGGAGAGGCAGAGTAA
- a CDS encoding sensor histidine kinase, which produces MINLCITSRISSLPIVIAHLKGYFSEYETNVSIQSITHHKAILALLEAGRIEAGEIPSIAYLHECFLKKSRIKRIYKGIPLYRSPLSYYSRFRFQASDLSRSKGYFIPVPHFHSVERLLAEKFLEDYAPKNPVKVRFMDTPSFLEEKEFLRPGCLGLASDPLLSPFLKNYHDFRDEEASPLLNSSGFIPSTLLAFSGDCILKMGRQVSGVLLAIKKAIDFINEASLSSNPKVWDDLNLHQYYPHLRTSDVKNIIFANPLVQKGVFSYEVNTDTLSPLLKDNYFRVIRRIMTPDTIRPLLNFEEILEALAPKKLFDVRKLSSFQSGGAKEQHAPSLINYRKLNAIRHLIVDVNSVALDVLQGNFQSRLNTEENLLLDNRVKVIINAMIDSFNSTFAMQKEEIAELENLISILEIKLDRSAVDLQYSEEKYRYLFEFSREAIALVDADTGNILEANHQFRHLTGYTRADLTKLTIEDIIIGEQISSQINFNQDNTQDTMLSLPDVNILLKDGSTIGVDLSFASILLSPRKRYQVQFRPNSERKEQERLQHEFISNVSHELRSPMTNIRGYLEFFKSDKTLPYNAEHLNMLEVIDKNAKRLNFLIENMLKLTTSREKEREDEVVEFFDPVPIIEDVIHMNSHLAKGKTLEWDISLKKGLLIKGIRFEFSQIVTNLYINALKYTFKGKISVTLISLPNSMELTVSDTGIGIDANYKNQIFDRFFRIPSTDNRKIGGTGLGLSIVKSLVEKMGGEIYVESKLGEGSTFKVSLPLASISS; this is translated from the coding sequence GTGATCAACCTTTGCATTACAAGTCGTATTTCTTCACTCCCAATCGTCATTGCACATCTGAAAGGATACTTTTCTGAATATGAAACAAATGTTTCGATTCAGTCGATTACCCATCATAAAGCAATTCTTGCACTTCTGGAAGCAGGTAGGATTGAAGCTGGGGAAATCCCATCTATTGCTTATTTACACGAGTGTTTTTTAAAAAAATCTAGAATCAAAAGGATTTATAAAGGTATTCCACTTTATAGATCTCCACTGTCTTATTACTCTCGCTTTCGCTTCCAAGCAAGTGATCTGAGCCGAAGTAAGGGTTATTTCATCCCTGTGCCCCACTTTCATTCAGTGGAAAGGTTGTTAGCAGAAAAATTCTTAGAAGACTACGCACCCAAAAATCCAGTGAAAGTACGTTTCATGGACACACCGAGTTTTTTAGAAGAAAAGGAATTTTTAAGGCCTGGGTGCTTGGGTTTAGCCTCCGATCCCCTTTTAAGCCCTTTCTTGAAAAACTACCATGACTTTCGTGACGAGGAAGCCTCTCCACTCCTCAACTCATCCGGATTTATTCCATCCACCTTACTCGCATTTAGTGGTGACTGTATTCTTAAGATGGGTCGCCAAGTTTCAGGAGTCTTGCTTGCAATAAAGAAAGCAATTGATTTTATAAACGAGGCAAGCCTAAGCTCAAACCCCAAAGTATGGGATGACCTTAACCTACACCAATACTATCCTCATCTCAGAACCTCAGATGTTAAAAACATTATCTTTGCCAATCCACTTGTCCAAAAGGGAGTGTTTTCATATGAAGTCAATACAGACACCCTATCCCCACTACTTAAAGATAACTATTTTAGAGTCATACGTAGGATAATGACTCCTGATACCATCCGACCGCTGTTAAATTTTGAAGAGATCCTCGAAGCTTTAGCGCCCAAAAAACTATTTGATGTGCGAAAACTATCTAGTTTCCAGAGTGGTGGAGCAAAAGAACAACATGCTCCATCGCTTATTAATTATCGCAAACTGAATGCAATTCGGCATTTAATCGTGGATGTAAACTCTGTAGCCTTGGATGTTTTGCAAGGCAACTTCCAATCCAGACTCAATACAGAGGAAAACCTTTTGCTCGACAATCGAGTGAAAGTGATTATCAATGCAATGATAGATTCATTTAACTCTACTTTCGCGATGCAAAAGGAAGAGATTGCAGAGTTAGAAAATTTAATTTCAATCCTTGAAATCAAATTAGATCGTTCAGCTGTAGATCTTCAGTATTCTGAGGAAAAGTATAGATATTTATTTGAGTTCTCAAGAGAGGCGATTGCGCTTGTAGATGCAGACACTGGAAATATCCTTGAGGCCAATCATCAATTCAGGCACCTCACTGGCTATACAAGAGCAGATCTAACAAAACTTACAATCGAAGACATCATCATAGGGGAGCAAATATCCTCGCAAATCAATTTCAACCAAGACAATACCCAAGACACTATGCTATCTTTGCCAGATGTCAATATTCTATTAAAGGATGGCTCCACGATTGGAGTTGATTTAAGCTTTGCCTCCATACTTTTATCACCAAGAAAACGTTACCAAGTTCAATTTCGACCCAATTCTGAACGAAAAGAACAAGAAAGACTCCAACATGAATTTATTTCCAATGTAAGCCATGAATTGCGTAGCCCTATGACAAATATCCGTGGTTACCTAGAATTCTTCAAATCAGACAAAACATTACCTTACAATGCAGAACATCTAAACATGCTAGAGGTCATCGATAAGAATGCGAAACGATTGAACTTTTTGATTGAAAACATGTTAAAGCTAACAACCTCACGCGAAAAAGAGAGAGAGGATGAGGTTGTGGAATTTTTTGATCCTGTGCCAATTATAGAAGACGTCATTCACATGAATTCGCATCTCGCAAAAGGGAAAACTTTAGAATGGGATATCTCTTTGAAAAAAGGCCTTCTTATCAAAGGGATTCGTTTCGAATTTTCACAGATCGTAACAAACCTATATATAAATGCCCTAAAATATACCTTCAAAGGAAAAATTTCTGTAACTCTGATTTCACTCCCCAATTCAATGGAGCTCACGGTAAGTGATACAGGAATTGGAATCGATGCAAATTATAAAAACCAAATCTTCGACCGATTCTTTAGAATTCCCTCTACAGACAATCGAAAGATAGGAGGGACGGGACTTGGTCTTTCCATCGTCAAATCACTCGTGGAAAAGATGGGAGGAGAGATCTATGTAGAAAGCAAATTAGGGGAGGGGAGTACCTTCAAGGTAAGTCTGCCTCTTGCATCTATTTCTTCTTAA